One window of the bacterium genome contains the following:
- a CDS encoding 8-amino-7-oxononanoate synthase, protein MTNTRTYPELEASLADREATATLRKLHPSEKREGAFIWQKNKKYLNLSSNDYLGLATDNRLQKNFMATQKFESLGASGSRLLSGNHTAYTAVEEMLVALFKREAALVFNSGYHANLGILPSLLGPGDGVFSDRMNHASLIDGIRLSGAKLLRYNHCDTPHLETLLQKYRSQFKQAVIVTESIFSMDGDKADLKTLCALKSRYNARLYVDEAHAFGVIGRLGLGECEAQQCIDEVDFIVGTFGKALAALGAFVVTDRVVVDYLINTMRPFIFTTALPPLLVRWVHYLLERIPKMHTVREHLHTLHTRLRLALQSQGLHTLGNSHLLPIMIHKSSQALRAAETLQSQGYLLYAIRPPTVPAGSARLRLSLSAAMTPDDLSALPQTILSALNRDNTQIT, encoded by the coding sequence ATGACGAATACTCGCACCTATCCTGAATTGGAAGCTTCTCTGGCGGACCGGGAAGCGACAGCCACGCTTCGCAAACTGCATCCCAGTGAAAAACGCGAAGGTGCCTTCATCTGGCAAAAAAACAAAAAATATCTCAACCTCTCTTCCAATGACTACCTCGGTCTGGCAACCGACAACCGGTTACAGAAAAATTTTATGGCAACACAGAAGTTCGAAAGTCTGGGTGCATCCGGTTCCCGGCTTTTGAGCGGCAATCATACTGCCTATACTGCCGTGGAAGAAATGCTGGTCGCGCTTTTCAAGCGCGAGGCTGCCCTGGTTTTCAATTCCGGCTATCATGCCAACCTGGGAATCCTACCCAGCTTGCTCGGGCCGGGTGACGGTGTCTTTTCCGACCGGATGAATCATGCCAGTTTAATTGACGGTATCCGGCTTTCCGGTGCCAAACTGCTGCGTTACAACCACTGCGACACCCCGCATCTGGAAACCTTGCTCCAAAAGTATCGTTCCCAATTCAAGCAAGCCGTAATTGTCACAGAGAGTATCTTTAGCATGGATGGCGACAAAGCTGATCTGAAAACATTATGCGCACTCAAATCCCGCTACAATGCCCGATTGTATGTGGATGAAGCCCATGCCTTCGGGGTGATTGGCAGGCTGGGGCTGGGTGAATGTGAGGCCCAACAGTGTATTGATGAGGTTGATTTTATTGTCGGCACCTTTGGCAAAGCTCTGGCTGCACTGGGTGCCTTTGTGGTGACCGACCGGGTGGTGGTTGATTATTTAATCAATACCATGCGACCTTTTATCTTCACCACCGCCCTGCCGCCTTTGCTGGTTCGCTGGGTCCATTATCTCCTGGAACGCATCCCGAAAATGCACACCGTGCGGGAGCACCTGCACACACTGCACACCCGGTTGCGTTTGGCCCTCCAATCCCAGGGACTGCATACCCTGGGAAACAGTCATCTCCTGCCCATCATGATCCATAAAAGCAGTCAGGCGCTGCGTGCCGCCGAAACCTTACAATCTCAGGGATATCTGCTCTATGCCATCCGGCCGCCCACCGTACCGGCAGGGTCCGCCCGCTTACGCCTTTCGCTATCCGCCGCCATGACGCCTGACGATTTGAGCGCTTTACCGCAAACGATTCTGTCCGCACTCAACCGTGACAACACTCAAATTACTTAG
- the bioB gene encoding biotin synthase BioB: MFETEVPLQINPDVLEAYQVLNARALPRELAMRLAKLTADDIPDLISLANKVRGKFTADFHACTIMNAKSGACAEDCKFCAQSSHHTAEIETYALTSQDKILADAKQAFENDAKSFGIVTSGTGFHKIDAEFQKIIDAIQAIHEKYPTLNVCASLGTLTAETAAALAKVGIAHYNINLQVVPQRYAELVSTTQSIETRMETIRLLAEHNIKTCVGGIIGLGESMEDRIAMGYALKELDVDVIPLNVLIPIPGTALENQPLVPAADIAKTFAIFRLIHPMKTIKFAAGRETRMKDFQGLLMLAGANGLLTGGYLTTRGRETKEDEALIKELKYF; the protein is encoded by the coding sequence ATGTTCGAGACAGAAGTCCCTTTACAGATCAATCCCGATGTTCTGGAAGCCTACCAGGTCTTAAATGCCCGTGCGCTTCCCCGTGAGCTGGCCATGCGTTTGGCCAAGCTGACTGCCGATGATATTCCCGACCTGATCTCCCTGGCCAATAAAGTACGCGGTAAATTCACCGCTGATTTCCATGCTTGCACCATCATGAATGCCAAATCAGGCGCTTGCGCCGAGGACTGCAAATTTTGCGCTCAGTCAAGTCATCATACAGCTGAAATTGAGACCTATGCCCTGACATCTCAGGATAAAATCCTGGCTGATGCAAAACAGGCATTTGAAAATGATGCGAAAAGCTTTGGCATCGTGACCAGTGGAACAGGTTTTCATAAAATAGATGCTGAATTCCAAAAAATCATTGATGCCATCCAGGCGATCCATGAAAAATATCCAACGCTCAATGTCTGTGCCTCGTTAGGAACGCTAACAGCTGAAACCGCAGCTGCCCTGGCCAAGGTTGGGATTGCGCATTACAATATCAATCTCCAGGTCGTACCCCAACGCTATGCTGAGCTGGTCAGCACCACCCAGTCCATCGAAACCCGGATGGAAACCATCCGCTTGCTGGCTGAGCACAACATCAAAACCTGCGTGGGCGGTATCATCGGCTTGGGCGAGAGTATGGAAGACCGTATTGCCATGGGCTATGCACTCAAAGAGCTGGATGTGGATGTAATCCCGCTCAATGTCCTGATCCCGATTCCCGGGACTGCGCTGGAAAACCAACCTCTGGTCCCTGCTGCGGATATTGCCAAGACCTTTGCGATCTTCCGTCTAATCCATCCTATGAAAACCATCAAATTTGCCGCTGGACGGGAGACACGGATGAAAGATTTCCAGGGATTGCTCATGCTGGCTGGTGCCAACGGACTGCTCACCGGCGGGTACCTGACCACCCGGGGCCGGGAAACAAAGGAAGATGAAGCCCTGATCAAAGAACTAAAATACTTTTAA
- the bioA gene encoding adenosylmethionine--8-amino-7-oxononanoate transaminase, translating into MYDKEKTLAVDRAHIWHPYTQMKDYADRDPIVMVSGRGVKLYDADGTEYYDTIASWWCNVHGHGNPYLNQGISQQLNQLAHTLFAGITHPPAAELIDRLQAMLNPALRRFFFSDNGATSNEVALKMAFQYWQNRGNKNKTRFVFLENAYHGDTAGAMSVGGVALYHKLYAPLRFKSFQSPSPNCRACPHRQSEFTFDARETGCQLECFDAMQQLIEKEHTHIAAVIVEPLMQGAAGISFYPPEYLQKLRALTQAHNVLLIFDEVATGFGRTGTMFAYEQAGVVPDILCMSKGLTAGYLPLALTVTTETIFQAFYSDDAAGKTFFHGHTYTANPLACSAAIENLKLFEKNSLPQSQSEVLAYFHSQLRQMADFDFIGDIRYLGFIGAVDIVRSRKDQLAFDEKDKIGFQIYLESLKNNLLLRPLDNTIYWFLPLVVTKEDVDTILSKSRDTLKIVIARIREQAGQ; encoded by the coding sequence ATGTACGACAAAGAGAAAACCCTAGCTGTGGATCGGGCGCATATCTGGCATCCTTACACCCAGATGAAAGATTATGCCGACCGTGATCCGATTGTCATGGTCAGCGGCCGGGGGGTCAAACTCTATGATGCCGATGGCACTGAATATTATGACACCATTGCTTCGTGGTGGTGCAATGTGCATGGGCATGGCAATCCTTACCTAAATCAAGGCATCTCACAACAGCTCAACCAGCTGGCGCATACATTGTTCGCCGGGATAACCCATCCCCCGGCCGCCGAATTGATTGATCGCCTCCAGGCCATGCTCAACCCTGCCTTACGCCGCTTCTTTTTCTCTGATAATGGCGCGACCAGCAATGAAGTGGCACTCAAAATGGCATTTCAATATTGGCAAAACCGTGGAAACAAAAACAAAACCCGGTTTGTTTTTCTGGAAAATGCCTATCACGGCGACACCGCCGGTGCCATGAGCGTGGGCGGTGTCGCCCTGTACCATAAACTTTATGCCCCCTTGCGTTTCAAATCCTTTCAATCACCCTCACCAAATTGCCGGGCCTGTCCACATCGTCAAAGCGAATTTACGTTTGATGCCCGGGAAACCGGCTGTCAGCTGGAATGCTTTGACGCCATGCAACAATTGATTGAAAAAGAGCATACACACATTGCGGCTGTGATCGTGGAACCGCTTATGCAAGGTGCAGCCGGCATCTCCTTTTATCCTCCGGAATATTTGCAGAAGCTACGCGCCCTAACCCAAGCGCATAACGTACTTTTGATATTTGATGAGGTAGCTACCGGTTTTGGCCGGACCGGCACGATGTTCGCGTATGAGCAGGCCGGGGTGGTGCCGGATATTCTCTGTATGTCCAAGGGACTGACCGCAGGTTACCTTCCCCTGGCATTGACCGTCACCACGGAAACCATCTTCCAGGCATTCTATAGTGATGACGCCGCCGGCAAGACTTTCTTTCACGGACATACTTATACCGCCAATCCGTTGGCCTGCTCCGCAGCCATTGAAAATTTAAAACTTTTTGAAAAAAACTCCCTCCCTCAGAGCCAATCCGAAGTCCTGGCCTATTTCCACAGCCAGCTCCGGCAAATGGCGGATTTTGATTTTATCGGCGACATCCGTTATCTCGGATTTATCGGCGCAGTGGATATTGTGCGCAGCCGCAAGGACCAGCTCGCGTTTGATGAAAAAGATAAAATTGGATTTCAAATCTACCTCGAATCCCTAAAGAACAATCTTCTACTTAGGCCGCTGGACAATACAATTTACTGGTTCCTGCCCCTGGTGGTGACAAAAGAGGATGTGGATACGATTCTCTCCAAAAGCCGGGACACACTCAAAATTGTGATCGCCCGAATCCGGGAGCAAGCCGGCCAATGA
- a CDS encoding PhnD/SsuA/transferrin family substrate-binding protein: MGQALLSRFSQNILVFFALLLILILLNPITASADQIKLGVLASRGTEKCLKKWQATADYLTQQIPDHTFTISPLDFKHVKPAVSADAVDFILTNPAQYVDLEINHGVTRLVTLKNLVGNIAVTSFAGVIFTRSDRKDIRVLADFKHKSFMAVSEMSFGGYLTVCRELKEAGIDLHKNSSVLCYGHTHDRVVEAVKNGEVDVGMVRSDTLEHLANEGKIRLDEFHVIRLPGEHPHSVNLPILHSTRYYPEWPLAKLQHVSETLSKKVAVALLTLPPDSPAALAAHCHGWTVPLNYQTIHDCLKILRFGPYKAAGVFSFQDVFKRYWHVPMFGVIFLLVAFAVAVYVSRINRRLQYAIDVQNHEITERKLVESTLHQSEVKLRNIVETSSDWIWEMNEKGVYTYISPRVHEILGYTPEEMLGKTPFDYMMPEEDERVSGLFGTIAASQKAFKFLENTHLHKDGHPVFLETSGSPLFDQNGKHYGYHGIDRDVTERKQKEAKLLNATTQIEQLFSANPLILISMDENGRIRHWNPAAEKLLSIPASQAIGQIFTQCAIPWEWTHVLKNFRDILLRDKPIQISNIHFKHPDKIDGILNILITLIPTDTPDTSKYLLVGTDITERALLETQLLQAQKLESIGQLSAGIAHELNTPIQYVGDNLRFLQDSFGYLFRLLEEVRHCIDSSKNKSLSSEQITKIRQIAEDIDLEYLLKEMPSAILQSLEGVERTSSIVRAMKGFSHPDSSQDMTPTDINQGIMNTVTVARAEWKYVAELETHLDPQLPLVSCLPGEINQVILNIIINAAHAIAEVVGEQPEVKGKITIATLSNNDHAEILISNTGKDIPPEIQHKLFDPFFTTKKVGLGTGQGLAISHSIIVEKHKGAIRFETGSGKGTTFMIQLPLKT, translated from the coding sequence ATGGGCCAAGCATTATTATCCAGGTTCAGCCAAAATATCCTGGTGTTTTTTGCCTTGCTTTTGATCCTAATCCTTTTGAATCCAATCACAGCCAGTGCTGATCAGATTAAACTCGGTGTCCTGGCTAGTCGGGGGACGGAAAAGTGCCTGAAAAAATGGCAGGCCACGGCTGATTATTTAACTCAACAAATCCCTGATCACACATTCACTATTTCACCCCTGGATTTCAAACATGTAAAACCTGCGGTGAGTGCAGACGCCGTAGATTTCATTCTGACGAATCCCGCGCAATATGTGGATCTGGAAATAAATCATGGCGTAACCCGGCTGGTAACTTTAAAAAATCTTGTAGGAAACATCGCCGTCACTTCTTTTGCCGGAGTGATATTCACCCGGTCCGACCGCAAGGACATCCGGGTCCTGGCTGATTTTAAGCATAAATCTTTCATGGCGGTTTCCGAAATGTCCTTTGGCGGATATCTCACAGTCTGCCGCGAATTGAAAGAAGCGGGTATTGATTTACATAAAAATTCCTCAGTCTTATGTTACGGTCACACGCACGACCGGGTGGTTGAGGCGGTAAAAAACGGTGAGGTAGATGTCGGCATGGTCCGCTCCGACACGCTGGAACACCTAGCAAATGAAGGTAAAATCCGTTTGGATGAATTCCATGTGATCCGCTTACCCGGGGAGCATCCTCACAGTGTGAATCTGCCTATTCTGCATTCCACCCGCTACTATCCGGAATGGCCGCTGGCAAAATTGCAGCATGTTTCAGAGACTCTCTCAAAAAAAGTGGCCGTGGCCTTACTTACTCTCCCACCGGATAGTCCGGCCGCTCTGGCCGCCCACTGCCATGGCTGGACCGTCCCCCTCAATTATCAAACCATCCATGACTGCCTGAAGATACTTCGGTTTGGGCCCTATAAAGCCGCCGGTGTTTTTTCTTTCCAGGATGTTTTCAAACGCTACTGGCATGTCCCTATGTTTGGTGTAATTTTTTTACTGGTTGCCTTTGCGGTGGCTGTTTATGTATCCCGGATTAACCGTAGGCTGCAATATGCAATTGATGTTCAGAACCATGAAATAACAGAGCGCAAACTGGTGGAAAGCACTTTACACCAGAGTGAAGTTAAACTCAGGAATATAGTCGAAACATCCAGCGATTGGATATGGGAGATGAATGAAAAAGGCGTTTATACTTATATTAGCCCAAGAGTACACGAAATATTGGGTTATACACCCGAAGAAATGCTGGGCAAAACACCCTTTGACTATATGATGCCTGAAGAAGATGAACGTGTCTCCGGACTTTTTGGCACTATTGCCGCTTCGCAGAAAGCGTTTAAATTTCTTGAAAATACGCATCTGCACAAAGATGGTCATCCGGTTTTCCTCGAAACCAGCGGAAGTCCTCTCTTTGACCAGAATGGAAAGCACTATGGTTATCACGGTATAGACCGGGATGTCACTGAACGCAAACAGAAAGAAGCCAAACTGCTGAATGCAACTACCCAAATTGAACAGTTGTTTTCCGCGAATCCCCTGATCCTCATCAGTATGGATGAGAATGGACGGATCCGTCACTGGAACCCGGCTGCGGAAAAATTATTGAGCATTCCGGCATCCCAGGCCATTGGCCAAATTTTTACCCAATGCGCAATTCCCTGGGAATGGACTCACGTCCTTAAAAACTTTCGGGATATTTTGCTTCGGGACAAACCAATACAAATTTCAAATATTCACTTTAAGCACCCTGATAAAATAGATGGAATCCTGAATATTTTAATCACCCTGATCCCAACGGATACACCGGATACTTCAAAATATCTTCTGGTTGGCACCGATATAACAGAACGTGCATTGCTGGAAACCCAGCTCCTGCAAGCTCAAAAACTGGAATCCATCGGACAATTATCCGCCGGTATTGCCCATGAACTTAATACTCCTATTCAGTATGTAGGTGATAATCTTCGCTTTCTTCAGGATTCATTTGGATATCTTTTTAGATTGCTGGAGGAAGTCAGGCACTGTATAGACTCATCCAAAAATAAGTCACTCTCTTCGGAACAAATCACAAAAATCAGGCAAATCGCAGAAGATATTGATCTGGAATATCTTTTAAAAGAAATGCCTTCTGCCATATTACAGTCTCTGGAAGGAGTAGAGCGTACATCTTCCATTGTACGCGCTATGAAGGGTTTTTCTCATCCGGATTCTTCTCAAGATATGACGCCTACAGATATTAACCAGGGTATTATGAACACCGTCACCGTCGCACGCGCTGAGTGGAAATATGTGGCTGAACTGGAAACGCACTTAGATCCCCAACTGCCGCTGGTATCCTGCCTGCCCGGCGAGATCAATCAAGTAATACTGAATATTATTATAAATGCCGCGCATGCCATTGCTGAAGTTGTCGGCGAGCAGCCGGAGGTAAAAGGCAAAATTACGATTGCCACACTTTCAAACAATGATCATGCAGAAATTCTTATCAGCAATACCGGCAAAGACATCCCCCCTGAGATTCAGCATAAATTATTTGATCCTTTTTTCACCACCAAGAAAGTCGGACTGGGAACCGGCCAGGGATTGGCAATATCCCATTCCATTATTGTGGAAAAACACAAGGGAGCCATCCGGTTTGAAACCGGTTCGGGAAAAGGAACAACGTTTATGATCCAGCTTCCCCTCAAAACATGA
- a CDS encoding metalloregulator ArsR/SmtB family transcription factor → MDKISSIPHDLQIVYRMESLCKALGDATRLKIIKILASHKDYRPCVNDLAKNLNITQPAASQHLKILKNVGLITSKREGYRVFHSINIETMRECKNIFNTMEKLAFEQCEEFDKKHGIK, encoded by the coding sequence ATGGATAAAATATCTTCAATACCACATGATCTACAAATAGTGTACAGAATGGAAAGCCTGTGTAAAGCCCTGGGAGATGCTACTCGATTAAAAATCATTAAAATCCTGGCTTCGCACAAGGATTACCGGCCGTGCGTGAATGATCTGGCCAAAAATTTGAATATCACCCAGCCGGCTGCTTCTCAGCATTTAAAAATATTAAAGAACGTCGGATTAATTACATCTAAGCGGGAAGGATACAGGGTTTTTCATTCTATAAATATTGAAACAATGCGGGAATGTAAAAATATATTTAATACTATGGAAAAACTCGCTTTCGAGCAGTGCGAGGAGTTTGATAAAAAACATGGAATAAAGTAG
- a CDS encoding efflux RND transporter permease subunit, giving the protein MEKIIRFFIQRPRVVYLISIMIIVAGVISLSTMQRQSLPEVEMQEMNVQTIYPAASAEDVEINVTIPIEDKLLELDGIESIRSVSMESYSLIRVVIDSDAKDPDEIKQDVRRTVDQVTDLPGEIKEKTKVYEIKTSLRPITILGISSTKFTEKELQTVVKTLAREIKELPGVAQVEKIGDRDREISVQVIPEKLKKYYLSLPDIVQAIKNRNIRLTGGTLETFIHESSVLTLAKFTSPEDIGDVIIRSNFDGERILLKDVAFIQDDLEKTQFQMNVNGVPGIGLKILKESSADAIRTVQKIRQYIKHTEKAYPGEIDIEIGRDDTLVTKNRLDMLKKNALMGFVLVIAVLIMFLNLRIAFWTAMGIPVAMAIGVIVHVLFQGTLDSIALTVYIMLLGMLADDAIVVAENIHRHREDGKTVMAAAIAGVKEVAAPITATICTTVVAFLPLLAMGGKLGKFISIIPIIVAGTLLGSLVESFFLLPSHLSEGKPSSRKSRAALIDPLFIKFKKIYQGLLSRALQRPYLVLLLAILLLGGSVILVKKHIGFVLFPQESSEEVLIHLETERGNSLKANAKKIEQIEKALAALPSGEVSYFETWIGKDFSRGAHEIRGDNLATIQLGLTPFGNRQRTILEIVDELRQKSSHWQGFKGVNFEISSGGPPVGRPVEINLVGEDLQLIRQAGQEVLAYLQTLPEVCDPYTDLKFTKDEEVISLDYAKLARMGISVAAVANTIRLALEGEVVSDVCFQQEEVDIRVQMDEKSRKHKNTIMDLSVRNSQGKLISLGQFIRTKQQPALQGIRHYNGRRVVCIAADVDTKTTNSEKVTEKIKQKFPQYLQKHSPIQLLVSGEAVESGQAKKRIIRSGIIAVLAIYFILVLLFNSLLQPLIALCAVPFGVIGVILAFWVHGITLSFLALVGILGMSGVVVNDSLIMLSFINHSIQTAKNGIIDLKKLIIDAAQTRLRPIILTTLTTTAGLFPVAYGLSGHDPFVAPMVMAMFWGLIFGTILTLVLVPVFYTIWLDVTGKFRKNNHAI; this is encoded by the coding sequence ATGGAAAAAATTATTCGTTTTTTTATTCAAAGACCACGAGTGGTATATTTAATCTCCATCATGATTATAGTTGCCGGCGTAATTAGTCTGAGCACTATGCAGCGTCAATCTCTGCCTGAGGTTGAAATGCAGGAAATGAACGTGCAAACCATTTATCCTGCTGCTTCGGCAGAGGATGTTGAGATCAATGTAACCATACCCATAGAAGATAAACTCCTGGAGTTAGACGGCATTGAAAGCATTCGCTCGGTATCCATGGAAAGTTATTCCCTGATTCGGGTAGTGATTGACAGTGATGCTAAGGATCCGGATGAAATTAAACAGGATGTACGCCGCACTGTGGATCAGGTAACGGATTTACCCGGGGAAATCAAGGAAAAAACTAAAGTGTATGAAATAAAAACTTCCTTGCGGCCTATAACTATTCTTGGAATATCCAGTACAAAATTTACGGAAAAGGAGCTGCAAACAGTCGTTAAAACTCTGGCCAGAGAAATAAAAGAATTGCCCGGAGTGGCCCAGGTTGAAAAAATCGGAGATCGTGACCGCGAAATCAGTGTGCAGGTAATACCGGAAAAACTAAAGAAATATTATCTTTCCCTTCCGGATATTGTGCAGGCAATTAAAAACCGTAATATTCGCTTAACCGGAGGAACTCTGGAAACCTTTATTCATGAATCAAGTGTGCTGACCCTGGCAAAATTTACCTCTCCTGAAGACATCGGCGATGTTATTATTCGTTCTAATTTTGATGGAGAACGAATTTTATTAAAGGATGTGGCCTTTATTCAGGATGATCTGGAAAAAACACAATTTCAGATGAATGTTAACGGCGTGCCCGGCATAGGGCTGAAAATACTGAAAGAATCGTCAGCTGATGCCATTCGTACTGTGCAGAAGATACGGCAATACATAAAGCATACTGAAAAAGCCTACCCCGGAGAAATAGACATTGAAATCGGCAGAGATGACACCCTGGTGACCAAAAACCGGCTGGATATGCTGAAAAAAAACGCCCTTATGGGGTTTGTGCTGGTGATTGCGGTTTTAATAATGTTTTTAAATTTGAGAATAGCTTTCTGGACTGCTATGGGCATACCGGTTGCTATGGCAATAGGTGTTATTGTTCATGTTTTATTTCAGGGCACATTGGATTCAATAGCACTCACGGTTTATATCATGTTATTGGGTATGCTGGCAGATGACGCTATTGTGGTGGCTGAAAACATCCATCGCCACCGGGAAGACGGGAAGACGGTAATGGCCGCAGCAATTGCCGGTGTGAAAGAAGTTGCAGCTCCCATTACCGCCACTATTTGCACCACAGTAGTAGCGTTCCTTCCATTGCTGGCTATGGGTGGAAAACTGGGCAAGTTTATCTCTATTATTCCGATTATTGTGGCCGGAACTTTATTAGGTTCTTTAGTTGAATCATTTTTTCTTCTGCCCAGCCATTTGTCAGAAGGCAAACCATCTTCCCGCAAATCCCGCGCTGCTTTAATTGATCCTCTTTTTATTAAATTCAAAAAAATATACCAAGGTCTTTTAAGCCGGGCTTTGCAACGGCCATATCTGGTTTTGCTGCTGGCGATTTTGCTGCTGGGTGGTTCTGTTATTCTGGTTAAAAAGCATATAGGCTTTGTTCTTTTTCCTCAGGAGAGCTCCGAAGAAGTGCTGATTCACCTGGAAACCGAACGCGGTAATTCATTAAAAGCCAATGCCAAAAAGATCGAACAAATTGAAAAAGCCCTGGCAGCACTGCCTTCGGGAGAAGTCAGTTATTTTGAGACCTGGATCGGCAAAGATTTTAGCCGCGGTGCCCATGAAATTCGAGGTGATAATCTGGCTACCATTCAATTAGGCTTGACGCCTTTTGGCAACCGTCAGCGGACGATCCTGGAAATCGTGGATGAATTGCGGCAAAAAAGCAGCCACTGGCAGGGTTTTAAGGGCGTCAATTTCGAGATTTCAAGCGGCGGACCGCCGGTAGGACGTCCGGTGGAAATTAATCTGGTGGGCGAGGATTTGCAATTAATCCGGCAAGCCGGCCAGGAGGTTTTAGCCTATTTGCAAACCCTGCCGGAAGTTTGTGATCCCTATACTGATTTAAAATTTACCAAAGATGAAGAAGTCATTAGCCTGGATTATGCAAAATTAGCGCGTATGGGAATAAGCGTAGCAGCAGTGGCAAATACCATACGTTTAGCTCTGGAAGGAGAAGTGGTAAGCGATGTTTGCTTTCAGCAGGAAGAAGTGGATATTCGTGTGCAAATGGATGAAAAAAGCCGTAAGCATAAAAATACAATTATGGATTTAAGCGTGAGAAATTCACAGGGCAAACTTATTTCTTTAGGTCAGTTTATACGCACAAAGCAGCAGCCTGCCTTGCAGGGTATCAGACATTATAACGGCCGGCGGGTAGTGTGCATTGCAGCGGATGTTGATACTAAAACAACCAATTCCGAGAAAGTGACTGAAAAAATAAAACAAAAATTCCCACAGTATTTGCAAAAACACTCTCCCATTCAATTATTGGTCAGCGGTGAAGCAGTAGAATCCGGGCAGGCGAAAAAAAGAATAATAAGATCCGGAATTATTGCTGTACTGGCGATTTATTTTATTTTAGTGCTGCTGTTTAATTCGCTGCTGCAGCCTTTGATCGCGTTATGCGCTGTTCCTTTTGGGGTAATCGGCGTTATTTTAGCTTTTTGGGTACATGGTATTACTTTAAGTTTTCTGGCATTAGTGGGAATTTTAGGTATGAGCGGCGTGGTTGTTAATGATTCCTTGATTATGTTAAGTTTTATTAATCATTCAATCCAGACAGCAAAAAATGGAATTATTGATTTAAAAAAATTAATTATAGATGCGGCGCAGACCCGTTTACGTCCGATTATATTAACTACCCTAACCACCACTGCGGGTTTATTTCCAGTTGCCTATGGTTTAAGCGGACATGATCCTTTTGTGGCACCTATGGTAATGGCAATGTTTTGGGGTTTGATATTTGGCACAATTCTGACTTTAGTGCTGGTGCCGGTATTTTATACTATATGGCTGGATGTGACAGGTAAGTTCCGTAAAAACAACCATGCCATATAG
- a CDS encoding type II toxin-antitoxin system PemK/MazF family toxin, which yields MTPAVPIKKWHVYIANLNPRHKSEPGKIRPVVVIQTDLINTVHPSTIVCPLTTNVKKNVQYLRVHVKKKEAGLTIASDVLVDQMRAIDNTRFQKKLGKLHKATMAKLSEAIRVLLD from the coding sequence TTGACGCCGGCAGTTCCTATAAAAAAATGGCATGTCTATATTGCCAACCTCAATCCACGGCACAAGTCCGAACCTGGCAAGATCCGGCCCGTCGTGGTGATTCAGACCGATTTGATCAATACCGTGCATCCCTCCACCATTGTTTGCCCCTTAACCACCAATGTAAAAAAAAATGTCCAGTACCTGCGTGTGCATGTGAAGAAAAAAGAAGCCGGGCTTACCATTGCATCTGATGTGTTGGTAGATCAGATGCGGGCGATTGACAATACTCGCTTTCAAAAGAAACTGGGGAAATTGCATAAGGCAACCATGGCCAAGCTAAGTGAAGCCATTCGCGTTCTGCTGGATTGA